One part of the Lytechinus pictus isolate F3 Inbred chromosome 3, Lp3.0, whole genome shotgun sequence genome encodes these proteins:
- the LOC129258059 gene encoding m7GpppX diphosphatase-like isoform X1: MCCELADVLHVREGLRRTGSDRSPWINRTPDFCFYPAEKKWVYNILEKKAESERIVFEDADPEIGFVMLPDMKWDEKQTNNLYLIVIIHQRGIKSLRDLTASHLPLLRNIQEKCLNCIQDKYGIPADELRAYLHYQPSYYHLHVHFTHLKFDAPGTNVGRAHLLSSVIENIELISDYYQRKSLAYVLKENDGLLAKFREARCGNGK; the protein is encoded by the exons atgtgttgtgaactggcagacgtcttacatgttcgggaggggttacgaCGGACTGGCTCAGACcggtcaccgtggataaaccgcacccccgacttttgcttctatcccgccgagaaaaag TGGGTGTATAACATCTTGGAGAAGAAAGCTGAATCAGAACGCATTGTCTTTGAAGATGCAGATCCTGAAATAGGCTTTGTTATGTTACCAGACATGAAGTGGGatgagaaacaaacaaacaatctCTACCTTATTGTCATCATTCATCAGCGAGGTATCAAAAGTCTACGTGATCTCACTGCGTCTCATCTTCCACTGCTGCGTAATATCCAGGAAAAGTGTTTG AACTGCATCCAAGACAAGTATGGTATACCAGCAGATGAGCTGAGAGCATATCTCCACTATCAGCCTTCCTACTACCACCTCCATGTTCATTTTACCCATCTGAAGTTTGATGCACCCGGTACCAATGTTGGTCGTGCCCATCTCTTATCTTCAGTCATTGAGAACATTGAGCTGATATCTGATTATTACCAGAGGAAATCTCTTGCATATGTCCTCAAAGAGAACGATGGCCTCTTAGCAAAGTTTAGAGAAGCAAGATGTGGGAATGGAAAGTAG
- the LOC129258059 gene encoding m7GpppX diphosphatase-like isoform X2 produces MKWVYNILEKKAESERIVFEDADPEIGFVMLPDMKWDEKQTNNLYLIVIIHQRGIKSLRDLTASHLPLLRNIQEKCLNCIQDKYGIPADELRAYLHYQPSYYHLHVHFTHLKFDAPGTNVGRAHLLSSVIENIELISDYYQRKSLAYVLKENDGLLAKFREARCGNGK; encoded by the exons atgaag TGGGTGTATAACATCTTGGAGAAGAAAGCTGAATCAGAACGCATTGTCTTTGAAGATGCAGATCCTGAAATAGGCTTTGTTATGTTACCAGACATGAAGTGGGatgagaaacaaacaaacaatctCTACCTTATTGTCATCATTCATCAGCGAGGTATCAAAAGTCTACGTGATCTCACTGCGTCTCATCTTCCACTGCTGCGTAATATCCAGGAAAAGTGTTTG AACTGCATCCAAGACAAGTATGGTATACCAGCAGATGAGCTGAGAGCATATCTCCACTATCAGCCTTCCTACTACCACCTCCATGTTCATTTTACCCATCTGAAGTTTGATGCACCCGGTACCAATGTTGGTCGTGCCCATCTCTTATCTTCAGTCATTGAGAACATTGAGCTGATATCTGATTATTACCAGAGGAAATCTCTTGCATATGTCCTCAAAGAGAACGATGGCCTCTTAGCAAAGTTTAGAGAAGCAAGATGTGGGAATGGAAAGTAG